The segment ATCAAAGTATCCATATTTCTCACTAAACTATGGATTATTCTAGTCTAAACCATTTGTTAGTTTCTGCTTTAAGGTGAAGTCTCATTTTAGCTCTCATATCTGAAAAATATCATGTCTTAGTCACTTGATAGTTGGCTAAGATATTCTCACCTGGCAAGGAGCCTCAGTCAGAAGTTTCAGGtggatttatttaattttggtAGCGTTACTGTGCAGAAGATTATAACAGAAAGGTAGGACAAAGGGCTTGGCTTTTAAAATCTGCCTGCTTCCCTCCATATCTTTGAAATGCTGGCCGAGTTCTGAAACAAAACAGCAACTTTATGAATCTTCCAAATCTTACACCACCTCTATAAGCTATCCTGGTTTTGACAAAAGTAACAGTGAACCTGACAGGTCCAtaagacacacacaaaatgttcTATTTCTGAATATGGGGACCGGTTTCTTCAAGATGCCAAAATGCACTAGTGGTCACCAAAACCCCTGCAAACAAATCTAAGCCAAAGTTTCTAGGTTGCATCATTCTAGAGGTAGGATATGAAAGATTCACTGAATTATTCTTATAATCAGAGAAGTCTCCAAAACTGAACAGCCAGATTTGGCACAAAAAATTCCCTCTGACCTACCAACTTACCTAGCTCACTTTCAGTAAGAGAAAGCTTCTCTCAAGCATTTTAGAAGGGTAGCAAAATTTCTCTTTATAACAGAAAAATGAttacaaccttaactatggagagGTTACTGCCTTTCCAAAATATAGTAACAGAGCCATTGTTAGAGTTACTAGGTGGTAGAATattctcccacccccactcatGGAGCTACCATGTTGAATTGTACAATCTTTTGGGGGTAACCTGATAAAGAAATCACTTGGATAACTGAATTATCTTATGTTAGCTGACAGCTTATCCTAGCATGAACACAACCagtgctgctctgcctcctcGCCCCACCTCATTATTTTAAGGCTGCTATCTGATCAAGCTAAGACAAATCTCAATATTCCATAGAAGTTTACTCCCTTAAAACATTTCCGATTTAAAATATTCAGGGCGTTTTAACCAACAGGACTGCTGTATGACAACAGTGTGCCAAAGTCAAAAGTGATGTTACAACCCATCACCTGATGGGTTGCTTTTTCTGTTCAGATACAAAAGTTATACAATAGATTTGCAATACAGCTCTCAGATCCTGCTCCTACAGAAAGTGTCCTGGTGACGGGAACAGTAACAGAATCAGACTAGAGGCTCCAGCAGCACTGATCGTGACTGTTATGGGTCTACTACCTGCTAAGCAATGCAATGATATATGCACACATTCTGTGTGCTTGCACCCAGGCATGTTATATACCAGTCACATGGTTCTCTAGTATAATCTCAACTTCTCACCTCCTCAGAAAGTTACTGTATCAAATATATCATAAATGCAGTATTGCCAAACGTCCAgcaatcatgagtcaggcccaacattttttttttgttttaaacaaacacttggggttctttttattgaACATGTACACAATGGTATTGGAGCACACAGGGTTTGTTTTCATCTACAAAACTGAGggttagaaattttttttaaaataaaatcaaagattCTCAGGTAAATAACCTGAGGCCAGCTAGCTGGGGCCCttaagaaaacaccaaatatcaagAGCCTCACAATCAACACAAAGTTTGGCAACACCGAAGAACATTTGGAACACAGTTCCCGCTCAGTCATTCACAAAAAAATGAAAGAGCTGTAAgtgcattaaaatatttatattaattaaataaatcaaattttaaaaacataactaGAACATGGTCACCGGAATTTGATAGAAAACTAACCTTTCCCATCCTTTTCTGAAACATTTAAGGCACTTGAAGGTGGCCAGTTTTTAAAGCCAGACAAcaaaagtgtacatttttaaaatcttaattatttaaataaaaaaaaccacaacaaaataTAGTAACTGCAGAAAAAGTTCCCACAACCATAACATTCAGTAAATACTCAAAAACTttatgaaaagagaaaaataaaatacttcactTTGTTTATAGCAAACCATAAAAAAGGATGTGGCAAGTACAGGGCCTAGTGAATTGGCAGAGCATATACACACAATTTCCATGGACCCCTTTCAAACACAGTCAGCAAGTGTCCTCTCTTTTCAGGTTACCAAAGAGCTAATAAAGTGTGTTTGTGTCACAGAAATAATTCACCCTTACTCTAAAGTTAGTCTTTCCATATCAGGCCATTAGAACAATTACCAGACCATGCCAGAAAGTAATTAACTACAAATTGCTTCTTCTGTTTGGGATATTCCTAGTTTCCCTCCTTAAGTGTTCCATGTTATTTTCCCCATAAATACAAAAAGTCAAATGGCCCTTTAAAAGGATGAGGTTTATATTTCATCACCCTCTTTCACAATTTTGTCTTTGGTACGAAATGATGAAGTTGAGAAGTCTCTGAAAGCATATAATGAAGAACACAAGATCCCACTCCTGGACTCCTGATCCTCTAGAATACTGAACCTGTTTATAGAGAGTGTGTGCAGTAACAAGCTTCTCTTTGACGATGGCTtcctccccgccacacacacactctcacccTAAATAGATAATATTACAATTAACTATCTGCATGTTAGCTTACTTTTTTAAGcactattttaaattaaaacagaacCCAAATAAGCATAATACAAATAAGTGTTCTTGTCCATTAGCTTATACATTCCTTACCACCTCCAGGACAGAGGGATATGAACTGGCAACCTGGCAAACACTTTAATACTATTTCCAGGGAAGAAGTAGCTGCACAAGTCTTCCAGCCTGCTCAGCTGTTTCAGGGGAAGAGGGGACAATGAATATAGTAAGATGAGCTCTGACATTTTTCTTTGTGGAATTTTGGTCACCTTATTCCTGGCATTTTACCCATCCTACTAGATGCTTCTTCAATGGAAAGAAGATTTCTTTTGTGTAACATATGAGAGTTAAGATTTTGTCGTTGTGTGGCTGTCGCTCTGATTGTTCACCTCAGAGCTGAAAAAGTTAAAGGGTGAATCCTCTGCACCCTCATCAGCTCTGAGGCTTTTAGGGTCTCTCAAGCAGTCTGCCAAGATGTCTCGGGGGTCCCTTAAGTAGACCACCAAGACAGTGATGTTGTCACTGGATCCATTTTCCTTTGCTGCAGCCACCAGTCTCTCTGCTGCCTTGAGACCATCTCCTTTGTTTTGCTTTAAGTGATCTAGGACCAGATCCACCACGTCAGATGGTCTGAAGGCATCAAAGAATCCATCGCAGGCCAGGAGCAAGTAATCTTCAGAACCTGTCAGCTCAAATGAATTACCATCTGCATTTCCAGAGATATAGGGCTTCTGATATATATCACCTAACAAGAAAAGATACAAATCTGATTACTTTATGAGCCATTGCCTCCTCACCAGTCAACTGTTTCTATGATTCCCCAGAATTGCAATGGTTTATTTTAGGGCCAGATCATACCCCAGAGATCCATGCACAGCTCTCTCAATGCCCCATGAAGGAAGGAGATGGTTGGGGGCTACAGAGCCAGTGGAGAAGGCCTTCAACTCCTAATGATCCCCTGGGATTCATATGGATTTAAGGGCATCTGTGGTGTTTTGGGGATGGTACCATGGCTCATTATATCCCTCCTATAGAACAGGATGGTATGAGGAGCTCACCAAGGAAAACCTCAGATTTTCCTCACTCGGGAAATGCTAGGATactttggccttttttttttttttttttttttttttttgagaagtgTGCATCTTGTGAAACCCTTGGAACACCGGGGAGGAAGCTTATTTTCATTAGCGATGACATGACAGGAATAAGAAGATCCCGTTGCATGCAGTACAGTGCCCAACTACTTAATTCAACCGTTCTACCTGTACACATTCATTTCAACACAAGTGATACAAGCTTACCActttctcaattaaaaaaaaaagatactgtaTAAATGCATGATAAGATTCCTCAGTTCAGCCATTACAATTCTTCACTTACTGCAGTTGCCTAGGGTCTTTTCTCATTTTACTTGAAGTGGCAAGCATCCAAGAAAGTTCTTTCCATGGCATTtgggaatattagcatttaaatgCTAATGGTCCACTGCCAATGTTTATGTTAGCTATTTGCAGTTTGAAGGATGATATAACAATTTGACTTTTAAAACATAGTGAAGAGAACAACTTGTAgatactaaaataaaaaatactctaaggtcaaaagcttgtctctttatttaacagaagttgatccaataagatattaactcacccaccttatATAGAGATATTCAGACATCTATCAGATCAGAAGCCAATATTTGCTCTGGTGTCATGTACAATATACTCTGCAAGCTTCTTGGGGTTTCATTTGCAACATGATACATTATTATAGATGTTTCAAAGAAGGAAttgaaatagttttattttttccttcacaaaCTGATAAGGGTTGTGCTGaccaaacaaacaatttaatactccATTATTCAAACAATTACAATAATAGAAGCAATTTACTCTTTGGCCCAAGCTGGACAAAAACTATAATTTCTTTATTAATGAATGATTGTCTACTTATTCAGCCCCAGGATTTTTTAGATTATGTATTTAAGGTTAATTCAATTTTGACTAATTTAGATGGCTTTACTTACCAATAGCCCTGGAAACAGCAAGGGTTCCATTGACCCGCCAGCAGTCCATGTAGGTCACACAGCCACCTAGGGCTTCTATACGCATTCTCTCATCCTAGAAGAAAGAAGTACATCAACTCTTTATACTAAGAGCATATCCCATACCTCACTAAATTCAATGCTAGCCAGTGTTGCAGAGAAAAATCTTAAATCCCTTCAACTCGTATACTTATAGTACGATGCAAAcagctttatatttttaaataaatgggaatCAAGAGTGTTCAGAGAAAAATGTGCTTACAAAAAGAAACAGCTTTATTGCAACATTCAGTTGAGTGTACATAAACAAGACAAGACATCTTCCCTATGACTGCATCATTGCTTGTTCGTGAAACAAAAGGGAAGAAACCCTAAGTCATTTCTATAGGAACAAACTGGAGTGGCAATATCCCCATCACCATGCAAATATTTAAGATTGTGAATGGAAGTAGTAAGAAAAGCATAATTGTAAAGCTAAGGTTTTCAGATGTACATACAAAACATGCATTTAGAGGCAAAATTTCATTTTCGTTAATATAATCCATATTCCTCAAGCCCTACaaaaaattttatattgttcataCTATGAAGGAAAAGGTTCACACAATGCCACCCCTAAAAATTTGCTACTGCCTTTTCAGTTTGTATATAAGTCAGTTTAGTTATATTTGAcctattttaataaaaagaaatgtaagaTTAATTAAGCCAGTTATGATATTAGACTATTATTGCTTTTTGAATGATGCTATTATGTAAGCCAGGTCtgaaattaaaacattaatttaCTAACTCAatggtaacttaaaaaaaaatcagttgattTTGTTAATAAAAAGCTTGCAGTTGTAGATTTTTCACTGTTGCTATGTATGCAAAATTccatagtacacctctaccccgacagaATGCGACCTCAtgtaacatgaatttggatataatgtggtaaagcagcggggagccccaggccctttaaagcaccacctgaCCTCTGATGCCTTACCgttttatatccaaattcgtgtgatgccccgggccctttaaatccccgcccgagccacgctgccagagctctggctgctgcggggagccccagtccctttaaatccctgcatgagccccgctgctggagctctggtggtgatttaaagggaccgggGCTCCACGCAGCGGCTGCAGCACCGGGCCCCTTTGAATCATCACCGGGGAAGCTGCTCCAGTCCGGCACGGTGTACTGGCAAGACCAAACCCGATATAACAtagtctcacctataaggcggtgagattttttggctcctgaggactgcgttatatcagggtagaggtgtattacagtTTTCAcaaggttctttttattttttttaagggcaTTTCCAACTGAGAGGACAGATCAAGTCTGTTCTTCAGCACAatccttttttcctttggaaaaacaTGCACTGAGAACACACAATTAGACAGGAGAAAGGCAAGACTGACACATCATAACTATGCTCCATAACCATCCAACTTAAAAGGGATGAAATCACTGAGAAGTAGCTCTCTCTAGTCCTGCTAGAGACTTTACATTTAATAGCTGTAACTCATGACCACTTAACAACTGCTAACAGACTGTATCCTCATCCATTGCAAGGATGAGATCTGCCACCAATACATCAGCTCAGTTTGTCATTCTACTTATAGACTTGCATATGTGCCACACTCCAGGGAATCTAGAGATTCCAAATAGTTTCTAGGCTACTTAGAGATCTTTTTTATAACCTGTCTACAAAGAGAGCAGTTCAGTGTCAGCTGGTAGTTGGCCAGGTCTTCATTTAAAGAGATTAAGTGAGCCAAAAGTAAATTAATTACAGCCATCAGAAGAGAGAGCCAAAGAAAATAGGCTTACTTCTCTTTCAGGTTTGTGAGGTTCCATCAGGGTCACAGCTTTTCCCTGCTGCACCAACATTACCTGAGAGTCTCCAACCCAGGCTATGTGTAACCTGTTCCCTACAATTAAGGCAGATACACCTGTTGTACCACTCCGCAGCCTCTACAAAGAGAAACAGAGCAGTGCAAGTTAAACTGCAGTTTAATATCATAACATTGTAAATTCGGGTTAAGGCTACAtttatgtcacggaggtcatggaagtcacggcatccgtgacttccagagacctccgtgacattctctgcttcagccccaggggctgcaggactctagagctggcagccagcagggctgtggcagggttccagcaacagaCAGCCCCTTGCAAGGTTCCAAagacaggtgacagactcctgagggggccctCATCAGGGTTCCAGTGATGGATGACAGCCTTGAGTGGGGAGGGAGACGCCtcaggagagaggctgagggtgtcccattttctctttgggaaatatggtcaccctgcagctctcagctgccatgggcagatggggaactggccccacagctcccagccaccacggtGGCAGGGGAAACCACGGagccgcagcagcaaaagtcacagaccagtcacaggcaataaacaataattcatggaagccgtgactggtctgtgacttttactaaaaataaccatgacaaaatcttaacctttaTTAGGGTTAATTAAAGCTTGTTAACTATGCAGCAATTTAGACCTTAGTGAATGGCAATCCACTGAATAAAAGGTACAAACATAAGAGAAAACACAGGTTTAGAAGAAACTATTATAGCTTTCAAGTGTCTGACACTGCTACAGTTATGCTCTTCCCCTTGTCTTTGCTACCTCAACATTAGTTGAAACATGAGTTTCAAAGGGCTCAGAACCATTCGGTTATTTAGGTTTTTCCAAAAAGTAGAGGAATTAGTTTGATTTTAACTTCAGCAGCAAGAACCTTTTCAGTACTGAACGTGACTTTTCTTCCCCATACAAACAGAAGTAGCCACCCTATCTCTGCCTTCCTAGCGGCAGTGAAAAATACtggggctattttttttttttttttttttttttttcagggaagcAACTCTTTGCTGCCAGTATATTCCCTGAGATTAAGGAACCTGAAAGAGCACTAACTCCTCACTTCAAAGTTTCCATCTCTCTGAACTTCCAGGCCCTGGTTCTTAAGAGAATTTAATTTGACCaatgaaatattttccacttAGGATACTTGGCAAACAAATCAGAATGAATTCAAAGTCTAACTGTGTGAGATCAAAATTCTCTGCATAACACTATTCCTTTTTACTATCACCCAAGCATTCCCCAACTGCTTAACTACAATGGAATCTGGCTCTACATTAAGGTTGCCAATTTTGTTTGGATGTAttcttggaggtttcatcacatgacaacctttaattcctggagactccaggacagtctggagggttggcaactcaaCTCTGCATACTCACCTctctttcagctttgaaaaggAACATTTCATCCGTTTGCTGGAAAGAGCCTTTCAGGGCCTCAGCTGGGTTCTTAAGAATCTCCTTGTGTAATGCAACATTTACGTGCAAATGAGTTGCTGCATAATTGGCGGCATCCACTCCACCATGACCATCAAATACAGCAAAGTATGCTCGATCAACATCATACTTTTGGCAGGAGGGAGATACAAAGAGTTCATAAATAAAAGTCAATTGCCAGATTTTATGCAAGCCTTTCAGTGAAAGAACGTGCACACATATGTATGAGAGCGCACAAGCACCTACATGGACACAATACTACGCAAATACACTCAGAGCCACAAACACCATGATCTTCCCCGGAAAAGGAAAGTAAGGTGGCATGATCTAGCAAACTGACTTGGAGAGTAGGAATTAGGATGCCTGTATTTTACTCTGAGCTTTCCCACTAATTGTGTGTAACCTTGGGTAATTTGCATCAGTTTACCAATGTGTAAAATAGATAGAATATGCATCTCATTGGGGTATGTGTTATTTTTCTTTGCTCCTTGTTGATCACGGACCAGATTCTTCAAAAGGAATAGGAATTGAAAAGGCAGTTTGGAAGGTTGTGTGGTTCCATTATATCTTTAGTAAGCATCCCTGAATCCTCAACCAAAATGCTATTTTTCAACTTTACATCATCAATTCTCTCACAAAATATAgcaacagcccccacccccaaagtaagttattttccctctctcccctttgtGGTGGGAGCATATCAATGTCACAAAAAAACTGCTATACAGCTAGCCTACATACATCGATCCAGTAGGTCTCTGCTCTGATACAGACCAGAAGTGTGTTTCAAGAGGTGTTTGACTGCTAGAACTGACCTCTCTTGGCCCCAGAAACTTACCGGCAAGCCAAAGAGCTGATTGAACTCAGGGAGAGAAACATGTCTGTCCTCCATTTTCCGGCGGACGTTGCGGATGGCATGGCTGGAAATAAGCAGGAAGCGCTTCAGTGACTTCAGGGATGGCAGTTGCTTCTGCCATTCACAGCAGATGTCTCGCAGCTTATTAAAGAAACAGCGCTGCAAAGAGCCTCCATCCAGCACTGATGGCAGAGAGACAGTACATGACTTAGTTGTATGtttgggaaaaggaggaggaaaacaaataATGATATTCAAGCCCAATATCCTCTCTCTTACTTACTCCCT is part of the Chelonoidis abingdonii isolate Lonesome George chromosome 22, CheloAbing_2.0, whole genome shotgun sequence genome and harbors:
- the PPM1F gene encoding protein phosphatase 1F — encoded protein: MALPAEAARGVLGSLLRDFPSPLGPEDPLPWSAQGSAALSRAEAPGELAELARRFLGGRDAPPLLAASLIQSAIDEVLQTDLSVFKKQSVEEEEEGDQGKFSLLDGGSLQRCFFNKLRDICCEWQKQLPSLKSLKRFLLISSHAIRNVRRKMEDRHVSLPEFNQLFGLPYDVDRAYFAVFDGHGGVDAANYAATHLHVNVALHKEILKNPAEALKGSFQQTDEMFLFKAERERLRSGTTGVSALIVGNRLHIAWVGDSQVMLVQQGKAVTLMEPHKPEREDERMRIEALGGCVTYMDCWRVNGTLAVSRAIGDIYQKPYISGNADGNSFELTGSEDYLLLACDGFFDAFRPSDVVDLVLDHLKQNKGDGLKAAERLVAAAKENGSSDNITVLVVYLRDPRDILADCLRDPKSLRADEGAEDSPFNFFSSEVNNQSDSHTTTKS